In Ectothiorhodospiraceae bacterium 2226, a single window of DNA contains:
- a CDS encoding DUF4279 domain-containing protein has protein sequence MTPNKGRAYFALVGYHFDPADITRLLEITPTTYNDAGARSGLDKPVISSWELSTETVTSDEGEVDVYKLTENILKQLEPVKDKINAVCKSHNLSPRLGVVLTLSIDKDEKAPEVGFGTRVIRFLAETGAFINVDYELAERK, from the coding sequence GTGACACCCAATAAAGGCCGGGCCTATTTCGCGCTTGTGGGGTATCACTTCGACCCCGCCGATATCACACGCCTGCTCGAGATAACGCCGACCACGTACAACGATGCCGGCGCGCGCAGCGGCCTGGATAAGCCCGTGATCAGTTCCTGGGAGCTATCCACGGAGACCGTCACCAGTGACGAGGGCGAGGTGGATGTCTATAAGCTGACGGAGAATATTCTGAAGCAGCTGGAGCCGGTCAAAGACAAGATCAACGCCGTGTGCAAGAGCCATAACCTGTCCCCCAGGCTGGGCGTCGTGCTGACCTTGTCCATCGATAAGGACGAGAAAGCCCCGGAGGTCGGCTTCGGCACGCGGGTGATCCGCTTCCTGGCGGAGACCGGCGCCTTCATCAATGTGGATTATGAGCTTGCCGAGAGAAAATAA
- a CDS encoding peptidylprolyl isomerase — MSDTIQHEKFVELKYKVVDNKSGAVLVTVDYPLGYVHGVNDVLSEDVTKALDGKKVGDVIEVPVDTKILYGERDESLVFTDRIENVPEEYREIGMTITMENEKGETRNFIVTRFDDKTLTVDGNNPLCGREVTFMLEVLSIRDASEEEIARGGPVDGDPDLNDILDRAR, encoded by the coding sequence ATGTCAGATACGATACAACACGAGAAGTTCGTCGAGCTGAAGTATAAGGTCGTCGACAACAAGAGCGGCGCCGTGCTCGTTACCGTGGATTATCCCCTGGGTTATGTGCACGGGGTGAACGACGTCCTGTCGGAAGACGTGACTAAGGCGCTCGACGGCAAGAAGGTCGGCGATGTCATCGAGGTCCCGGTGGACACGAAGATCCTCTACGGCGAGAGAGACGAGTCGCTGGTGTTCACCGACCGCATCGAGAACGTTCCCGAGGAGTATCGAGAAATCGGGATGACCATCACCATGGAGAACGAGAAGGGTGAGACGCGCAACTTCATCGTCACCCGGTTCGACGACAAGACCTTGACTGTCGACGGGAACAATCCCCTCTGCGGCCGAGAAGTCACCTTCATGCTGGAGGTCCTATCCATACGCGATGCCAGCGAGGAAGAAATCGCCCGCGGCGGGCCTGTGGACGGCGACCCCGATTTGAACGACATTCTCGACCGCGCGCGATGA